In Burkholderia gladioli, a genomic segment contains:
- a CDS encoding S53 family peptidase — MSNHQSVQRRALKRFAFSLLPIAAAVLAQPAAHAADPGNWVATRTQAFLLPAGASAGTASTTQARTAATRYALNSAGKPALPNTQVTPLELSQPLHIAVALKNRNEAELDALLKEIEQPGSANYQKYLTPAQFKARFAPTDEQVQAVIAHLKASGFSHVEVSANNKLVTASGNASDVQNAFHASLKRFSYLGKPVYANDTPALVPAQLGATVDSVLGLQNVVTPHPQIALPPANPARNQGASANAAAPQAAAASQVAHQPTDFAKIYNAGSLPAATKTTVGIITWGDVSQAITDLNIFTRNAGLATVDTKVVAGGSGTLNPIDDNSLGEWNLDSQSIIGTSGGVKQLIFYSALNTIDDGSGVSYVASDADIAAAYDKAVSDNEAKIINVSLGADETAAGGSGALAALDSTFKQAVAQGQIFSVSSGDAGVYQWSRSPYGQPGVVGSDSNYWFDALFGSPRLTSTVDLGKYSVSTPASSPYVVAVGGTTLSTTNTTTWAGETAWNEGLRFADATSSGALDDAVRLWATGGGVSQYEPVPAWQTATLGKSVTKRALPDVSFDAASATGAILVHKGKTGYGPVGGTSLASPIFVGGFARVESAHDNSIGFPNPGFYQNLPASPTLVHDVTSGNNGYDGHGYKAGAGWDYATGHGSLDFAKLSASYK; from the coding sequence ATGTCAAACCATCAGTCCGTCCAGCGCCGTGCCCTGAAGCGTTTTGCCTTTTCGCTGCTCCCCATCGCGGCCGCCGTGCTCGCGCAGCCTGCCGCGCACGCGGCCGATCCCGGCAACTGGGTCGCCACCCGCACCCAGGCCTTCCTGCTGCCGGCCGGCGCGAGCGCCGGCACCGCCAGCACCACGCAAGCGCGTACCGCCGCCACCCGCTACGCGCTCAACAGCGCCGGCAAGCCGGCCCTGCCCAACACGCAGGTCACGCCGCTGGAACTGAGCCAGCCGCTGCATATCGCGGTGGCACTGAAGAATCGCAACGAGGCCGAGCTCGACGCGCTGCTCAAGGAGATCGAGCAGCCGGGCAGCGCCAACTACCAGAAATACCTCACGCCGGCCCAGTTCAAGGCCCGCTTCGCGCCCACCGACGAACAGGTGCAGGCGGTGATCGCGCATCTGAAGGCGAGCGGTTTCAGTCATGTCGAGGTGTCGGCGAACAACAAGCTGGTCACGGCCAGCGGCAACGCGAGCGACGTGCAGAACGCCTTCCATGCCAGCCTCAAGCGCTTCAGCTACCTGGGCAAGCCGGTGTATGCGAACGACACGCCCGCGCTGGTTCCGGCGCAGCTGGGCGCGACCGTGGACAGCGTGCTCGGCCTGCAGAACGTGGTGACGCCGCACCCGCAGATCGCCCTGCCGCCGGCGAACCCGGCGCGCAACCAGGGGGCCTCGGCCAACGCGGCCGCGCCGCAGGCCGCCGCGGCCTCGCAGGTGGCCCACCAGCCGACCGATTTCGCGAAGATCTACAACGCCGGCAGCCTGCCGGCGGCGACCAAGACCACGGTGGGCATCATCACCTGGGGCGATGTCTCGCAGGCCATCACCGATCTCAACATCTTCACCAGGAACGCCGGGCTGGCCACCGTCGACACCAAGGTGGTGGCCGGCGGATCGGGCACCCTCAATCCGATCGACGACAATTCGCTGGGCGAGTGGAATCTCGACAGCCAGAGCATCATCGGCACCTCGGGCGGGGTCAAGCAGCTGATCTTCTACTCCGCGCTCAATACCATCGACGACGGCTCGGGCGTCAGCTACGTGGCTTCCGATGCGGACATCGCCGCCGCCTACGACAAGGCGGTGAGCGACAACGAGGCCAAGATCATCAACGTCTCGCTGGGCGCGGACGAGACGGCGGCGGGCGGCAGCGGCGCGCTGGCCGCGCTCGACAGCACCTTCAAGCAGGCGGTGGCGCAGGGGCAGATCTTCTCGGTGTCCTCGGGCGACGCGGGCGTCTATCAATGGTCGCGTTCGCCCTATGGCCAGCCCGGCGTGGTCGGCAGCGACTCGAACTACTGGTTCGATGCCTTGTTCGGCTCGCCGCGCCTGACATCGACCGTCGACCTGGGCAAGTACAGCGTGTCGACCCCCGCCAGCTCGCCGTATGTGGTCGCGGTCGGCGGCACCACGCTATCCACCACCAACACCACCACCTGGGCCGGCGAAACGGCCTGGAACGAAGGCCTGCGCTTTGCCGACGCCACCAGCAGCGGCGCGCTCGACGATGCCGTGCGGCTGTGGGCGACCGGCGGCGGCGTCAGCCAGTACGAACCCGTGCCTGCCTGGCAAACCGCCACGCTGGGCAAGTCGGTCACCAAGCGCGCGCTGCCGGATGTGTCCTTCGATGCGGCCAGCGCGACCGGCGCGATCCTGGTCCACAAGGGCAAGACCGGTTATGGGCCGGTGGGCGGCACCAGCCTCGCCTCGCCGATCTTCGTGGGCGGCTTCGCGCGGGTCGAGTCGGCGCACGACAACAGCATCGGCTTCCCCAATCCCGGCTTTTACCAGAACCTGCCCGCCAGCCCGACGCTGGTGCACGACGTCACGTCCGGCAACAACGGTTATGACGGGCATGGCTACAAGGCCGGCGCGGGCTGGGACTACGCGACCGGTCACGGCAGCCTGGACTTCGCCAAGCTGAGCGCCAGCTACAAGTGA